AGCGCCGACGAGGCGACGCCGAGATTGCCCCAGACGCCGTTGATGCCCATCTGGGCGCCGAGCTTCTCGGCATAGGACACGATCATCGCGGTGCCGACCGGATGGTAGATCGAGGCGAAGATGCCGATCGCAAGCAGCGCGGCGCCGAGTTGCAGCGGCGTCTGCACGAAGCCGACCGAGATCATCGACGCCCCGATGCCGACGAAGAAGATCACCATCATATGGCGGCGGCTCCAGCGATCGCCGAGCCAGCCGGTGATCAGCGAGCCGGCGCCGAAGGCGATGAAGCCCGGCGTCGCGTAGGGCAGCAGCTCCGAATAGGCCATGCCGAGCGCCGGGCCCATGATGATAACCGCAGCGGCGAAGATCAGCATCGCATAGTGATCGATGAAATGGCCGGCGTTGACGAAGCTGATCACCCGGCTCGGACTGTTGCTCCGGCCGTTCCCTGGACTGTTCATGCGGCGTCTCTCACGCGATTCTTCAATTGCCTGGAAATAGGTTATAGGTGCTTGTCCTGACGGGATGTCGCCAATGACTATCGCTGAACCGCCAATCAGAGCCCTCCACCAGGACCGGCGCGTCACCGGCGACGGCGTGCACATGGTAGCGCGCAGCTACCAGAAGGGTGTCCGGCTCGATGCCCACATGCACCGCGAGGCCCAGCTGGTCTATGCCGCCAGCGGCACCATGCAGGTGACGACGCCGAAGGGCCGTTGGCTGGTGCCGCCGGACCGCGCGGTCTGGGTGCCCGCCCTGCTCCCGCACGCGATCGACGTGCTCGCCGACATCGAGATGCGCACACTGTATTTCGACCAGGCCTGGCTTGCGCGCGAGAAGCGTAGCGGCAGCCTCGACCACGAATTCGTGGTGCGGGTGTCGCCGCTGGTGCACCAGGCGATCCTCGCGCTGTTCGACGCCGCATGCGGGCGCGAGCGCACCGACCTCCTGATCAGGCTGGTGATGCTGGAGCTGCACCAGGCCGAGGACTCCGCGACCTTCATCCCGCTGCCGCAGGAGCCGCGTTGCCGTCGCGCCGCCGATATCGTGCTGGCCGATCCGACCAGGGACCACGAGATCGATGCGCTGGCGCGCACGGTCGGCACCTCGGCGCGGACACTGTCGCGGCTGTTCGCGGCGGAGACGCAACTGTC
The window above is part of the Bradyrhizobium sp. PSBB068 genome. Proteins encoded here:
- a CDS encoding helix-turn-helix transcriptional regulator — encoded protein: MTIAEPPIRALHQDRRVTGDGVHMVARSYQKGVRLDAHMHREAQLVYAASGTMQVTTPKGRWLVPPDRAVWVPALLPHAIDVLADIEMRTLYFDQAWLAREKRSGSLDHEFVVRVSPLVHQAILALFDAACGRERTDLLIRLVMLELHQAEDSATFIPLPQEPRCRRAADIVLADPTRDHEIDALARTVGTSARTLSRLFAAETQLSFKSWCQRARIAAAIERLSTDANVSVKQVASDLGYASVPAFSHAFRQVTGKTPTAFAEKT